TAGAATATCAACATACAGGTGGTCATCCCCCCTTTTTTCCCCAGGGATAAAACAAGCAATCGATTCTGAGATTCGTCAAGCCTTAGAACTGGCAGCAACACCACCTCAACAAAGACAAGAGAACCAAACACACTCATCCCGTTGGACATTAAAGCGTTTAGTTGCTTGGATTAACAATCAATTCAACCTCAAATGTTGCCGTGAGTCAGTACGTAAAACCCTCAAAGATTTAGGATTTTCGTGGAAAAAAGCACGTAAGTTATTAAACAAAGCGAATACCAACAAACGTGCAGAGTACCTTGAGAAACTCTCTAGTCTCCTGGATGATGCTCTAAACAAAGGACGTTTACTAATTTTTATTGATGAAGCACACATTCATCTTGACTGTGATGAAGGTTATGGTTGGTCAATAAAAGGTGAGCGTTTTTGGGTTAGCTCTAATTCCCCAGGAAGAGAAAAAGCTTCCTTTTATGGGGTCTATGTTTACAACTATGCCAAAGTCAAGATTTTTCCCTACCTAAAGGCAGACCAATTCAATACGATCGACGTTTTGACAAATCTAAGAAGTGAGTTTCACGATCGCGACATTACTTTAATTTGGGACGGCGCTCCTTATCACAGAGCGCAATCTGTAAAAGAAGCATTGTCAGTATTACAAATAGACCTGGAACCATTACCTGCTTATAGTCCTGACTTTATGCCTGTCGAGCACCTATGGCAGTGGTTACGAGAAAATGTGACTTATCATACATGCTATCAATCTTCTCCAGAACTGATTGAAAGGGTTCATTCATTTGAACAATATATTAATTCCAATCCGTTTGAAATTAGCGTAGGCGTAGCCCGCCGTAGGCATCGCTTGTGGGTGAAAAATCATCTTGAAGAAGATGAGGAAAAACTACGGTTTTCAACGTAGACGAGGTTTATCTACATTCTTCATCTTCTGAAATCCTATTTGGTTTTGTTCATTTCTAGCCAGTTGTAGAGCCTTAACTGAACTCTGTTGAACACTGTATCAATTATGTAGAGCGATTCTACAGCACTCACGCTTACAACTGGCGTAGCATGGGACACCAGTTGCGGAAAGTTTTGTCCTATCCCTCGTACAACTTCTTCGCTGTCCCGTTGTGTTGCTAACTCCATTGAAACTGCAACCCAAAGCCATTGGATGCCAAATTGCCAAAATTGTTTAGGGTTTTTTCCCATACTCCGACTCCAGAAGCGTCAACAATTTCTCTTCCACAGCAGTCAGATAGGGACGATTTACCTTCCCCAACGACTGCAACAGACTTTTGACTGTCTCCTCAAGCGAATCGAAATACACCCGACTGATGCGATCGCTAATCTGCCGCATCTGCTGACATTCAGCAGGCAAGTAATCGTAAGATTTCAGGTGTTGCAACCCAACAGCGTACTCGCCATCCCACATTCTCACGCTGCAACTAAAGTCATTTACTGCGCTGACAATTGCCCAACAGCCACCTTTGCCTCTCAGTTCTGGATTGTCCTTAGCAAGAATTTGGCAGACTTCGCCAATCGGGTAGGTATTGGGTACTTGGGTTCGTTCCATGATGCGCTGCACAACATCTTTAACGATCCGGTGCGAGGGTACTTTCCCGTTGGCAGACTCTACAGCTTGCTCCCATGCTTCAGGCTGAATATCCGGGTCAAGCTTAGACAGTGGCCTGATTTGCCACTCATTAGTCGGCAAAATGTGATCGGAACGATCACATTTTTGCTCTAAGTTATCAAATATTACTGCTGCATCCATTAGAAGATAAGACTGGCGACGATTATGGCCAAAGCGATCGCGGCAATACTTCTCAAAGGTTTTGTGAGTGGAGCGATATAACTTGCGATCCCGTAATTCCATTAATGCCTTCCCCGCCTCAAAAAACGCCCGTTCCACTTTCCTCTCCAGGAGTAGGCGATCGCGCTGTTCTTCTTCTCTCAACTCTGGAACTTCAACAGCACTAACCGTAATTGTTGCTAAGGCTGGGTTTTGTTCAAGGTCTTGGTCATCGGGTAGTGTGCTGTCACTAGATGCAGCAGAGATGGCTTTTTTGCGATTAGAAGGTGGTTTAGCCATTATTCCACCTCTTGAACCAGGGCAAACGCATCTAAAGTATAATAATCCTTTAATAGCAAGGGTTTCGGCGTTTTTTAATCTAGCCTATTTTTTCGTCAAGATCCTTATACAGCATGGGTTTCAGAAATACCGTGCGTTCGCCCTGCCTCTTGAACAGTATTTGAACAATCAACTTTTAGGGTCGAATGCCACTAAGTTAAGCTGAAGAGTATGCAGCGTAAGGATTGCAGAGAGGCAGGGGTGCAGGGGTGCAGAGGGGAATTTCTAAATACCCGAACGCAATGCCTAAAACTTCTTCTTTCTCCCCTGCTCCTCCGCTCCTCTGCACCCCTGCTGCCTCAACGATTTTCTCTTTTCTTAGTGCCATTCCTTTTAGGGTCTTATTTATAAATGCCCCTACCCGTAGCAGCTTCCGAGCATACTTTTTCTCCATATTGTGGCACTTCTCTTGGGAGCATCCACTTTTGGAAGATATACAAATTCTGGGAGAATATAACAACAGATAAAACCGTGTGCCTCAATAACTATGAAGCAGGATAAACAAGAACGGCTTACAGCAATTTTCAGGTAAATAGACCACAGTGGTTGAACCAACCGAAGGCATCATCTTCGGTAATGTAATTGACAGCAAGAGCCATTGCAAGGCCATCGTGATTCGAGTGTGCGTGCCTCGCAGGAACGGAGAAATTGCTTCAGTTTCGACCAACACAGTTCTATGGGAGATAAATCTGGAGAGTAGGGGGGCAAAAACTTAACTTTTGCACCGACGGACTCAATTGCAACTCTTACACGCTCGGCGTGATGAACTTTTAGATTATCTAAGACCACAATAGCCCCTTTCCACAACTGAGGTGCTAAGACCTGAGTCACATAAGTGAGAACTACCTCAGTATTTATACTTCCTGGCACAGCAGGGCGAACGCACGGGATTTCTAAAACCCTTGCTGGATAAGGATATTGACGAAAAAATAGGCTCAATTAAAAAACGCTGAAACCCTCGCTATTAAAGGATTCTTATACTTTAGATGCGTTTGCCCTGCCTGGCACAGTCATTGCTGCAACGAGTCCATCAAGGTTTAAAGCACCAATCAAAGAAATGTTTCCACCCAAGATCCAGGGATACTACCAACTGCTCTTTCGCCATCTACTGCTTTAGCAAACAACCGTGACATTGATAAATTCAATCCAGCTTCATCGACAAATATGAGGTTTCGGACATCAATCTTATCTAAAGTTCGGCGATAATCATGCCTTAACTCTTGCACTCGTGGGGTATCTTGCTCACTGGCATAAAGACTTTTTTTTTTACACGTAAGCCTAATTTTTCTACCGCACGATGCATTGTAGTGATACTCACACTAATCCCTGTGCGTTCTGCATAGCGATCGCATAATTCTCTGAGCAACAAATCATTTTTTTCCTCAACCAAAGACTGGATAATGCTCAGATCCTCGTTTTGAATTGTCGGCTTTTGGTATCCTCCACGTCGTTTCGCCTCGATTTGTCCATTTGTCCGATGCTGACGCAGTAGGTTTCGTACAAATGACAAGCTGATCTTAAATCTTTGCGCCAACTGGCCTTGAGAACCTTCTTTTGCTTCCCAAGCCATAATCACGCGCTCACGCAAATCCCTTGAGTAAGATACTGCCATCTATTAAAACAATACTATCTCTTCAGTTTACCTTGGTCTGTGGTTTAATTACTTGAAAATTGCTGTAATGTCTTGAACTCTGTGCTTTGGTAATGGATGTTGATGTATATCAAAATGCAAAAGAATGCTTTTTTAAGAAACGATAAAAACTTACTTGGCCACAGTACCTATTTTGTGTGAGAGTATTTTATCCTTTCTTGATAATGTCTTAATAATTATTGGTTTTAATGAGATGGAACTTCATCCTCTAAAATAGACTTTACGTCCTCACTATTATTTAGAAAAACATATTAGTTTGCTTCATCATCTCTTAAATTAAAAGCCAGTGGTAGCCCCATGTTAAAGAACAGATTAAGTGATTGATATTAGAGAAGTAGTTGCTAAATCAAGCTTTTCTAATATCTCTTATGAGTAAAAAATGGGCTGCTAAACGACTTACAATCAATCTCACCTCAAGTGAAGCAGAGAAGCTGGAAAAATACTGCTCAATGACTGGCAGGCCAGCAACCGATGTGATCCGCAGGGCAAACGCATCTAAATTACTCTTGATCACAACGAAGAATAAGAACCAACGAAAAAACCAGGATTTCGCGCTTGATTATTTTTTAAGCCCCAAAGCGATGCCTGCGGCGGGCTACGCCAACGCCTAAAATTTTCGCAATAAGTAAGAGTTAATGACATTGTTTTTCGCTCTATTGAGAATAGACTTTGCTTATTGACATGATGCGGCCGCCCTGATGTGATCCGGGAATTAATTCGTTCTTTGAGTACTGAAGATAAAGAGTAAAAACCTATAATTAAAGAAACGTAGATTGGATAATATTTTCTACTTTAAAACATAAAACTAATTTGGTGGATTAACTAGCGATCGCTTGGCTTGAATTGGGAAGCCTAAAGGAAGTTTTGAGTGATTTTTAGTACAAATGGGTTTTAAACTTCGCTTGATTAGTGTTGCGGCTTTGCTTCTAGCTCAAATGTCGTTACCCGTATTGAGTATTGCCACCTGATCCTCATGGTTTTGACAGAGATGGGGACATTCTTTGGGAGCATCCCATTTCTGCAAAAATACTGCCGGAAGTGTAGTATATGGAGTACGCAAAACTTACTAGGACTAAGGTAATGACCCCCGAAGAAACACAACGTTTAAAAGCAGCAATAACAGAGATCGCCTCAATCCTGTATAAAAATACGTCACCAGAGGCACTAGAGAATCTGGAAGGGATCGAAAAAACAGTGCGAACGCAGATGCTTTCTTCAGTCAGTCCTCAAATCGCCTTTTTTTTATCGAACAAACAACAGGCACAAATAAAGGACGACCTAGACAAATCACGCATTTGTGTAGGGGAGTTGTCAATTACAGAAAAGCAAGCGCAAAAATTGGGGCTGGAGCCAAGAACTCACCTGAGTCCAGTATTAGAGAAATGCAGCCTCAGGCTCTGTGCCAATGAATCTTACCAAAATGCAGAGGAAGAGCTAGAAGCCTTAACAGGGATGAAAGTGGGGCATAGTACGCTACATCGACTGGTGATTAGACAAGATCTGCAACTACCAGAAGCTCTTCAAGCAATTCCAGAAGTCAGTTTGGATGGGGGTAAAGTGCGACTGCGGACACCAAAAGGACAAGAATGTGAGTGGCGGGATTATAAAGCGGTAAGATTAGGCGGGATTTATTACGGAGCCTTCTTTGGCGATCACCAAGCCCTTTTGGATTGGGTTAACTCACAGAGACTGATCAATCCCTTAGTCTGCCTAGGAGATGGGCATGATGGCGTGTGGAAATTGTTTGCTGAGATCGGGAATTCCTCAAGCCGACTGGAGATTCTTGATTGGTATCACTTGCGGGAAAACCTCCACAAAGTTGGTGGTTCCCTCAAGCGACTTAAACAAGCGGAAGACTTCCTATGGACTGGTCAGGTAAATGCCACTATTGCTTTATTTGCTGATTTAAACAAAAAACAGGCGAAGAATTTTTGTGCCTATTTGAACAAGCATCGGAATCGTATTGTTAATTATGCCTACTATCAGGCAAAACAGCTTTGCTCTATTGGTTCTGGGGCTGTTGAGTCCGCTATTAAACAAATCGGCATGAGGTTGAAACTTTCTGGATCTCAATGGCATCCTGAAACAGGGCGAACGCACGGTATTTCTAAAACCCTTGATGGATAAGGATCTTGACGAAAAAATAGGCTCAATTAAAAAACGCTGAAACCCAAGTATTAAAGGATTCTTATACTTTAGATGCGTTTGCCCTGCATCCTGAAAATGTGCCACCTATGCTACAACTTCGCTGCGCCTATCTCAATGGTCAATTTGCTATTTGATGTTTTTGCAAAAATGGGATGCTCCCTCTCTCCCTCCCTCCCTCACTCCCTCCCTCCTACTTCCTGTTGTTGGTACAGGCAGTAATAAAGCCCTGTTAAATCCATGAGTTCTGAATGAGTACCTTGTTCTGCAATTCGTCCTTGGCTCATCATCAAAATCACATCGGCATTTTGAATTGTCCCTAGCCTGTGGGTAATGAAAAATACTGTCCTTCCCTTAAATACTTGGGCTAAATTCAAGCACACCTGACGTTCAGTAGCATAGTCGAGTGCGCTGGTAGCTTCATCCAGGATCAACAGTGGTGGGTTTTGTAATACAGTCCGAGCGATCGCAATTCGTTGTCTTTGTCCACCAGATAAAGCTGAACCCCTCTCTCCAACACGAGTTTCATAACCCGACGGCAAATTCATAATGAAATCATGGGCGCAAGCAATTTTAGCAGCTTCCACAATCTCTTCTGGTGTGGCATCAGGCATGGTCAAAGCAATATTTTCTTGTACTGTAGTGTCAAAAGCGAGATTGCCATTGCCATCTAGAATTAAGTTCGATGTTCTGTGCCTTGACAGTTTGAATCCCAGACACCACCTCGACTAAATACGATTGAGTTTCGGCATTGCGTTCGGCTTTGGTTCTAGTTTGGCTACGAATAATGGGAGCAAATATAAAAGTAATGAGTGCGAATAATGGCACAGTTGCTAATGCTACAATAGTCAGTAGCCAGCTATAAAAAATCATTACTACAATGTAGATAACAGAGAAGATAGCATCTAAAACAACAGTTAATGCTGTACCAGTGAGGAAAGAGCGAATGTTTTCTAATTCGTTGATCCGGCTGGATATTTCCCCAACAGGGCGCTTCTCAAAATAACGTAGTGGTAAGCGTAATAGGTGGTCGATTACTTCCGAACCCAAACTTAAATCGATCCGATTGGTGGTATCTACAAACAAGTTGGTACGTAGCCAAGTAATAATTCCCTCGACTACAGCCATTGCTATGAGCAGAAAGCCCAGAACGTTGAAAGTATTAATTCCGTTTTGAATGATAACTTTATCAATAATTACTTGGGTAATTAAGGGATTTGCTAGTCCCAATAATTGGACAAATAGGGAAGCGATGAAGACTTCAATTAAAACTGTACGATGTTTTTTGATAGCAGGTAGAAACCAACTTAAGCCAAATCGTTTTTGAGGAGTTTCTTTGGTGGGTTGCAGCAGAAGTACTTGCCCCTCTTCCCCCCAAGTTTCAGCAAAATCGGCTGGCTTTTTACGGATAATACCTTGTTCTGGAATGCCAAGCACTAGTTCAAATTCAGTAACTTTGTAAAGAATTGCATAACTATCTTGCCAGGGAATCAAAACTGGTGTGGGTAGTTTAGATATAGCAACGGCAGGAACATTCACCAGTTGAGATGTCAGTCCCATTAGTTCTGCTAAAGCACCACATAATTGAATGGAAATGCTGCCTGTACGCTGAAAATTACTAACTAACGCACGGCGCAAGACATCGCGGCGAAATGGCATTCTGTTATGCTGCGCTAGCATTTGAAAACAGGCAAGAGTTCCATCTACAGGGCCACGACCTGATATGTGCGGGTATTTGATTTGCGATCGCTCAATTTCTTCTAGTTCTTCTGGGCGCTCTGGAGCGAATGGGGCGTTTGCCCAAATTCCAGTATCTGACAATGAGGCGATGTTAACGTCAGATTCAGTCATCGGGAGTGTCGGATCGGTAAAACCAACTAAGCGAACTTCTCCAGTAATGTTAGCTCGATCTGAGCCAAGATTTAGGCAAGATCCCACAGCATAGTTCGAGCCTTTACTGCTAACTAACCACAGTAGGTTAGGGTCTAATTGCTGAAGTGGTGTTGTGCCTAGAGGCAAGTTAAGGATAGTAGCCTGTTTTGTTAAAGCAGTAGCAAGTTCTTTGAGATTGTCTGGAATCTTACCTCGACGTTCTAGTTCTGCACCCAACAGGTCAAAAACTTCAATTAAACTACAATAGTTACGAAAAGCATTGGCTATTGCTGGCTCGAGTTCTAGTAGACTTAAGAAATCCGAGGCTTTGAGGGTTAGGCAAATAGTTTCAACTGACGCGATCGCAGTTTCACACGGTACACGACGCAGCAAACTTGTCCAACCGATGATTTCTCCTGGTTTTAGTAGTTGCAGGGTATCAGGGACAGAAGCACCTGGGGCATATCCTAATAAACGGGCTTGCCCCTGGTAAAGAATGGCTACTCTAGCTGGGAGGGTTTCTCTAACCAAAATTGCTTGCCCCATACGGTAACGCAAAGGTTCAAGTTTTGCTGCAATCCGCTCAACACTGGTTATGGAAAGCTGATTAAATGGGTAGATGCTGGCGATAAATTCTTGAATTGTGGTAGTGCTTTCTATCATCTTGTTACCAGGGCTAGGGAATTAAGAGTGTGGGAGTGAGGGAGTGTAGGAGGGAGCGTGGGAGTGAGGGAGTGTGGGAGCGTGGGAGTGAGGGAGTGTGGGAATGTACAATTTTTGGCGTTACTGAATCATGGGATAATTTCGCTCAATTTGTCAGAAGTTTTCAATGGTTTCAACCGCCAATTCATCCCGCATTTATGCAACGCCTAATTTTTCCCTCACTCCTTCCCTCTCTCGCTCCCACACTCTTTCTCTCCCTCCCTCCTCTTCATGTATGGTCAATTGCGCTTTGCTGATTTCTTCGGCTAACCAAGTCTCAAATAAATGATTCAGAAGTGTGGAGCGCATGGCATCATCTAATTGAGCCGGAATCAGCTTTTCGAGTCGCACAATCACAAACCACTCATCCAATTTCATCGGCGGCCATAGCTGTCCTGGCTGAGAAATGCCTAGCTTTTGGGCGATCGCACTGTGAGGTTGAGTCATTGGCACAGGCCCTAGCATCCCTTGAGTTTGAGCTTCAGCACCTTGTGAATAAACACTTGCACATTCAGCGAAGGTCTGTTCTCCTGCCTTGATGCGGAAGTATAATTCTTGGGCAATTTCAGCATCTTTTGTGCGAATTAAGGAATAAATTACTTTGTCTAGCTGAGGCTTACATTGCAAAAAATAAGATTCTAGCTTTGTCCCCCAAGTAGCTTGCTTTAACTTCTCAATTTTCACTTCTCGCATAGCAACAGCTTCTAATTGCTCAAGACTCATGCTGTAATGCTTTAAAGCTTTTGCCTGCGCTTCTGGTGTTGTCAGCTGCTAGCGTGGCAAAACTTACTAGAGAAGAGTAGAAATCCTGTAATCTTGACCTTGTAGCGAAATAATGGTGCAAAAACTTGGCATGAAATTG
This genomic interval from Nostoc flagelliforme CCNUN1 contains the following:
- a CDS encoding IS630 family transposase; protein product: MGTSLQSNRYVRTRISTYRWSSPLFSPGIKQAIDSEIRQALELAATPPQQRQENQTHSSRWTLKRLVAWINNQFNLKCCRESVRKTLKDLGFSWKKARKLLNKANTNKRAEYLEKLSSLLDDALNKGRLLIFIDEAHIHLDCDEGYGWSIKGERFWVSSNSPGREKASFYGVYVYNYAKVKIFPYLKADQFNTIDVLTNLRSEFHDRDITLIWDGAPYHRAQSVKEALSVLQIDLEPLPAYSPDFMPVEHLWQWLRENVTYHTCYQSSPELIERVHSFEQYINSNPFEISVGVARRRHRLWVKNHLEEDEEKLRFST
- a CDS encoding transposase: MSLFFRQYPYPARVLEIPCVRPAVPGSINTEVVLTYVTQVLAPQLWKGAIVVLDNLKVHHAERVRVAIESVGAKVKFLPPYSPDLSPIELCWSKLKQFLRSCEARTLESRWPCNGSCCQLHYRR
- a CDS encoding helix-turn-helix domain-containing protein; this translates as MAVSYSRDLRERVIMAWEAKEGSQGQLAQRFKISLSFVRNLLRQHRTNGQIEAKRRGGYQKPTIQNEDLSIIQSLVEEKNDLLLRELCDRYAERTGISVSITTMHRAVEKLGLRVKKKVFMPVSKIPHECKS
- a CDS encoding ribbon-helix-helix domain-containing protein, whose protein sequence is MSKKWAAKRLTINLTSSEAEKLEKYCSMTGRPATDVIRRANASKLLLITTKNKNQRKNQDFALDYFLSPKAMPAAGYANA
- a CDS encoding ISKra4 family transposase, which translates into the protein MTPEETQRLKAAITEIASILYKNTSPEALENLEGIEKTVRTQMLSSVSPQIAFFLSNKQQAQIKDDLDKSRICVGELSITEKQAQKLGLEPRTHLSPVLEKCSLRLCANESYQNAEEELEALTGMKVGHSTLHRLVIRQDLQLPEALQAIPEVSLDGGKVRLRTPKGQECEWRDYKAVRLGGIYYGAFFGDHQALLDWVNSQRLINPLVCLGDGHDGVWKLFAEIGNSSSRLEILDWYHLRENLHKVGGSLKRLKQAEDFLWTGQVNATIALFADLNKKQAKNFCAYLNKHRNRIVNYAYYQAKQLCSIGSGAVESAIKQIGMRLKLSGSQWHPETGRTHGISKTLDG
- a CDS encoding peptidylprolyl isomerase, whose translation is MSLEQLEAVAMREVKIEKLKQATWGTKLESYFLQCKPQLDKVIYSLIRTKDAEIAQELYFRIKAGEQTFAECASVYSQGAEAQTQGMLGPVPMTQPHSAIAQKLGISQPGQLWPPMKLDEWFVIVRLEKLIPAQLDDAMRSTLLNHLFETWLAEEISKAQLTIHEEEGGRERVWEREREGVREKLGVA